In one window of Chryseobacterium sp. JV274 DNA:
- a CDS encoding Crp/Fnr family transcriptional regulator, with the protein MDSFKTFRNISFFQELSDEEITILVNISTPKLLQRKEKLTEPGKSFNQLFILSHGLLRFFFDDEDGVESNLFLPSEKEAAIMESPESYANKNEGKYTIEAVLESQIFLFNKNEFEEAAFQNRGIYNVYLKSLKQIISILKVRTEQFCSTSPHSRYEEFLETRPFTSQNANRKYIANFLGITPNSLSRMTARIHKKRNERKK; encoded by the coding sequence ATGGACTCATTTAAAACTTTCAGAAATATCTCTTTTTTTCAGGAACTTTCTGATGAAGAAATTACTATTTTGGTTAATATCAGTACCCCAAAATTGCTTCAAAGAAAAGAAAAGCTTACAGAACCCGGCAAGTCTTTTAATCAATTATTCATTCTTTCCCATGGATTATTAAGGTTTTTCTTTGATGATGAAGACGGCGTTGAAAGCAATCTTTTTCTCCCTTCTGAAAAGGAAGCTGCCATTATGGAAAGCCCGGAGTCATATGCTAATAAAAATGAAGGAAAATATACTATAGAAGCCGTATTGGAAAGTCAGATTTTCCTTTTCAACAAGAATGAATTTGAAGAAGCTGCATTTCAGAACAGAGGGATTTATAATGTATATCTCAAATCTTTGAAACAGATCATCAGTATATTAAAAGTACGTACAGAACAGTTTTGTTCTACTTCCCCGCATTCCCGGTATGAAGAGTTTCTGGAAACCCGTCCTTTTACTTCACAGAATGCCAACAGAAAGTATATTGCTAATTTTCTGGGTATCACTCCCAACTCACTTTCAAGAATGACAGCCCGTATCCATAAAAAAAGGAACGAAAGAAAAAAATAA
- a CDS encoding DUF3302 domain-containing protein: protein MQRISLLLCLLLSCNFVQASTGSLEDNIANSASWLILLVLPIAGIYLFWKVHIYPEKVAEKKKHPQLNAIKSMCLLSLVFGGLLWPIALIWANYDYGNPEPPKKDMDNTDSTEEEFKTLEN, encoded by the coding sequence ATGCAAAGAATATCCTTACTTCTTTGCCTGTTATTATCATGCAATTTTGTTCAGGCATCAACAGGCAGCTTAGAAGATAATATAGCAAATTCTGCTTCTTGGTTAATTTTACTTGTTTTACCTATTGCAGGAATTTATCTTTTCTGGAAAGTTCATATCTATCCGGAAAAAGTAGCTGAGAAAAAAAAACATCCTCAGCTGAACGCCATAAAAAGTATGTGCCTCCTTTCCCTTGTTTTCGGAGGCCTTTTATGGCCGATTGCGTTAATCTGGGCCAACTATGATTACGGAAACCCAGAACCCCCTAAAAAAGACATGGATAACACAGATTCTACTGAAGAAGAATTTAAAACCCTCGAAAATTAA